In Pseudoalteromonas marina, a genomic segment contains:
- a CDS encoding chorismate mutase translates to MTNDVLNTLRHDINEIDSDLLVLLAKRRRISHGVVEYKIANNKPIRDEARELALLEKLIGYGKSLGLDAYYVNNVFQTILEDSVLHQQAMLQKNLNPDALSETHRVTYLGGQGSYSQLACHKYFSRRPGKLVEIGCSSFEEITSKVESGQADFGLLPIENTSSGSINEVFDLLQHAQVSIVGEVTHSVEHCLLAKPDTQLEQLTKVFAHPQPFAQCSRFLQGLGDLQHETCDSTSSALQSALSTPNSAAIGSAQAGKNVGLEVIKSNLANQSENHSRFIVVARKPLHVSNQIPTKTSLIMSTKQQAGSLADALMIFKQHKINLVKLESRPTPGNPWEEVFYVDLEANLADTQVKEALEELKEHTQYVRILGCYQSETLQAVSVNT, encoded by the coding sequence ATGACCAACGATGTATTAAACACATTAAGACATGATATAAATGAAATAGACTCTGACTTACTCGTACTCTTAGCTAAACGGCGCCGTATTAGTCATGGTGTTGTTGAATATAAAATTGCAAATAACAAGCCTATTCGTGATGAAGCCCGTGAACTAGCACTACTAGAAAAATTAATTGGTTATGGCAAGTCACTTGGCTTAGATGCGTATTATGTAAACAATGTTTTTCAAACAATCCTAGAAGACTCCGTATTACACCAGCAAGCAATGCTGCAAAAAAACCTAAACCCTGATGCATTAAGCGAAACACACCGTGTTACTTATTTAGGTGGGCAAGGCTCATATAGCCAACTTGCTTGCCATAAGTACTTTAGCCGTCGCCCCGGCAAACTCGTTGAAATTGGATGTTCATCGTTTGAAGAAATCACCTCCAAGGTAGAAAGCGGGCAAGCAGACTTTGGATTACTTCCTATTGAAAATACCAGCTCAGGCAGTATTAACGAAGTATTTGATTTACTACAACACGCACAAGTATCTATTGTTGGTGAAGTGACACACAGTGTTGAGCATTGCTTATTAGCTAAACCTGATACACAACTTGAACAGCTCACAAAAGTATTTGCTCATCCACAACCCTTCGCACAATGTAGCCGCTTTTTACAAGGGTTAGGGGATTTGCAACATGAAACATGTGACTCAACATCTTCAGCACTTCAATCTGCGCTCAGCACACCAAATAGTGCTGCAATTGGCTCCGCTCAAGCTGGTAAAAATGTAGGCCTTGAAGTTATTAAATCAAACTTAGCTAATCAAAGCGAAAACCACAGCCGCTTTATAGTCGTAGCGCGTAAGCCTTTGCATGTGTCGAATCAAATACCTACGAAGACCAGCTTGATCATGTCGACCAAACAACAAGCCGGCTCACTTGCTGATGCACTGATGATTTTCAAGCAACACAAAATAAACTTGGTAAAACTGGAATCACGCCCTACCCCTGGCAACCCATGGGAAGAAGTGTTTTATGTTGATTTAGAAGCAAACTTGGCTGATACCCAAGTAAAAGAAGCGCTAGAGGAACTTAAAGAACATACCCAATATGTGCGCATATTAGGTTGCTACCAAAGTGAAACATTACAAGCTGTTAGTGTGAATACTTAA
- the trmD gene encoding tRNA (guanosine(37)-N1)-methyltransferase TrmD: MTQTSSLWVGVISLFPDMFDAITQQGVTGRAVKNGLINFNCWNPRDYALDKHRTVDDRPYGGGPGMLMMVKPLEKAILDAKKAAGDGAKVIYMSPQGRKLDQQGASELANSDKLILIAGRYEGIDERIIESYVDEEWSIGDFILSGGELPAMTLIDAVARLVPGVLGHNQSAEQDSFSDGLLDCPHYTRPETLDDKQVPAVLLSGNHQAIARWRLKQSLGRTWIRRPDLLHNLALTEEQAVLLAEFQQEYQKACG; this comes from the coding sequence ATGACTCAAACTAGTTCATTGTGGGTTGGGGTGATAAGCCTTTTCCCGGACATGTTTGACGCAATTACCCAACAAGGGGTTACTGGTCGCGCAGTAAAAAATGGGTTAATTAATTTTAACTGCTGGAATCCACGTGACTATGCTTTAGATAAGCACAGAACTGTGGATGATCGTCCTTACGGGGGCGGACCAGGTATGTTAATGATGGTTAAACCATTGGAAAAAGCTATTCTTGACGCTAAAAAAGCGGCAGGTGATGGTGCTAAAGTAATTTATATGTCCCCACAAGGGCGCAAGCTTGATCAGCAAGGGGCTAGCGAACTCGCTAACTCTGACAAACTGATTTTGATTGCCGGTCGATATGAAGGTATAGATGAGAGAATAATAGAGTCATACGTTGACGAAGAATGGTCAATTGGTGATTTTATTTTGAGTGGTGGTGAACTACCTGCCATGACATTAATTGACGCAGTAGCGCGATTGGTGCCTGGCGTGTTAGGTCATAACCAATCAGCAGAGCAAGATTCATTTTCGGATGGCTTGCTAGATTGCCCTCACTACACACGACCAGAAACATTGGACGACAAACAAGTTCCTGCTGTATTACTCAGTGGTAATCACCAAGCAATAGCAAGGTGGCGGCTTAAGCAGTCATTAGGCAGAACTTGGATACGACGTCCTGACTTGTTGCATAACCTAGCTCTGACTGAGGAGCAAGCGGTATTACTCGCAGAATTTCAGCAAGAGTACCAAAAAGCTTGTGGCTAG
- a CDS encoding STAS domain-containing protein: MNLTTRTSADGKALTIQIKGKFDFNLVQSFRQAYAQIDSSTNKVIVDLRETDYMDSSALGMLLNMKKTLEDKVTVFEITNCQPQLKKILQISRFDKKFDIS, translated from the coding sequence ATGAATTTAACTACCCGTACATCAGCCGATGGAAAAGCGCTAACAATACAAATAAAGGGAAAGTTTGACTTTAATTTAGTGCAGTCTTTTCGCCAAGCCTATGCTCAGATAGACAGTAGCACTAACAAAGTGATTGTAGATTTAAGAGAAACTGACTATATGGATAGTTCTGCACTAGGCATGCTTTTAAATATGAAAAAAACATTAGAAGATAAAGTGACTGTGTTTGAAATCACTAATTGCCAGCCACAGCTGAAAAAAATATTACAAATATCGCGCTTCGATAAGAAATTTGATATTAGCTAA
- the ffh gene encoding signal recognition particle protein has product MFENLQERLGKTLKNISGRGRLTEDNIKDTLREVRMAFLEADVALPVVRDFVKQVKERAVGVEVTKSLTPGQVFVKIVREELEKAMGEANEELSLNAQPPAVVMMAGLQGAGKTTSVGKLAKFLKERKKKSVLVVSADVYRPAAIKQLETLATEVDVDFFPSDISQKPVDIATAAITHAKKKFIDVVLVDTAGRLHVDSDMMDEIKDLHSAINPIETLFVVDAMTGQDAANTAKAFDEALPLTGVILTKTDGDARGGAALSIRHITGKPIKFMGVGERTDALEPFHPDRIASRILGMGDVLSLIEEVEMKVDKEQAAKVAEKVFKGAGFTLDDFADQLKQMKNMGGMMSMLDKLPGMSNLPDAVKGQMGDKTFIQMEAIISSMTKQERARPEIIKGSRKKRIAAGSGTQVQEINKLLKQFTQMQKMMKKMKGKGGMQKMMRGMKGMLPPGMMGGGGPKF; this is encoded by the coding sequence ATGTTTGAGAATCTCCAAGAACGATTAGGTAAAACCTTAAAAAATATCAGTGGCCGTGGCCGCCTAACAGAAGACAACATTAAAGATACTCTTCGCGAAGTGCGCATGGCCTTTTTGGAAGCCGATGTGGCTTTGCCAGTTGTTCGCGATTTTGTAAAGCAAGTTAAAGAACGTGCAGTGGGTGTTGAGGTAACTAAAAGCTTAACGCCTGGGCAAGTGTTTGTAAAAATTGTGCGTGAAGAGCTTGAAAAAGCGATGGGCGAAGCAAACGAAGAGCTGAGCTTAAACGCACAACCGCCAGCAGTTGTTATGATGGCTGGTTTGCAAGGTGCCGGTAAAACGACCAGTGTTGGTAAACTTGCTAAGTTTTTAAAAGAGCGCAAGAAAAAATCAGTGCTTGTTGTTAGTGCCGATGTTTATCGTCCTGCAGCAATAAAACAGCTTGAAACGTTAGCCACAGAAGTTGATGTAGATTTCTTTCCAAGTGATATTTCACAAAAGCCTGTTGATATTGCTACTGCGGCTATTACACACGCTAAAAAGAAATTTATTGATGTTGTATTAGTTGATACAGCGGGTCGCTTGCATGTGGATAGCGACATGATGGATGAAATTAAAGATCTTCATTCAGCTATCAACCCAATTGAAACATTATTTGTTGTTGATGCTATGACGGGTCAAGATGCGGCAAATACTGCAAAAGCATTTGACGAAGCTCTGCCACTTACTGGTGTGATATTAACTAAAACAGATGGTGACGCCCGAGGCGGTGCTGCTTTATCTATTCGTCATATTACAGGTAAACCCATTAAGTTTATGGGTGTGGGTGAACGTACAGACGCACTTGAACCTTTCCACCCTGACCGAATAGCATCGCGAATTTTAGGCATGGGTGATGTACTTTCATTAATCGAAGAAGTCGAAATGAAAGTGGATAAAGAGCAAGCTGCCAAAGTTGCCGAAAAAGTATTTAAAGGCGCAGGCTTTACGCTGGATGACTTTGCTGACCAGTTAAAGCAAATGAAAAATATGGGCGGCATGATGTCGATGCTTGATAAACTTCCTGGGATGTCTAATTTACCTGACGCGGTAAAAGGTCAGATGGGTGATAAAACCTTCATTCAAATGGAGGCTATCATCAGCTCTATGACAAAACAGGAGCGAGCTCGTCCTGAAATCATTAAAGGGTCGCGTAAAAAACGTATTGCAGCAGGTTCTGGCACACAGGTACAAGAGATCAATAAGTTGCTTAAACAATTTACGCAGATGCAAAAAATGATGAAAAAAATGAAAGGCAAAGGCGGGATGCAAAAAATGATGCGCGGTATGAAAGGCATGTTGCCACCGGGCATGATGGGCGGCGGCGGTCCAAAATTTTAG
- the rimM gene encoding ribosome maturation factor RimM (Essential for efficient processing of 16S rRNA) yields the protein MSQENTSSIIVVGKLGAPYGIKGWLKVHSFTDDPAGIFDFSPWLIGQQGKWQSLEVVDWRRHNKGFIAKFAQVNDRDEAMAYTHAEISMDATQLPELPQGEFYWRDLIGMSVVTDKGYNLGTVDDLMETGSNDVLVVKANSKDAFGQSERLIPFLTDSVIKDVKYDVKEITVDWDPGF from the coding sequence ATGAGTCAAGAGAACACCTCATCAATAATTGTCGTAGGAAAGCTCGGCGCCCCTTATGGTATAAAGGGCTGGCTTAAGGTACATTCATTTACTGATGATCCCGCAGGGATCTTCGATTTCAGCCCGTGGTTGATAGGGCAACAAGGTAAATGGCAGTCCTTAGAAGTGGTCGACTGGCGTCGCCACAACAAAGGCTTTATCGCTAAATTTGCGCAAGTAAACGATCGAGACGAAGCAATGGCTTATACCCATGCAGAAATCTCAATGGATGCAACGCAATTACCAGAACTACCGCAAGGTGAGTTCTATTGGCGAGATCTCATTGGCATGTCGGTTGTAACTGATAAAGGTTATAACTTAGGCACTGTTGATGACTTGATGGAGACAGGGTCAAATGATGTACTGGTTGTGAAAGCAAACAGTAAAGATGCATTTGGTCAATCGGAGCGTTTAATACCTTTTTTAACCGATTCAGTTATCAAAGATGTTAAATACGACGTAAAAGAAATTACCGTAGACTGGGATCCTGGGTTTTAA
- the rpsP gene encoding 30S ribosomal protein S16, with protein sequence MVTIRLQRGGAKKRPFYQIVVADSRFSRDGRFIEKVGFFNPIASGQEEKLRLDLSRVDHWVGQGAGLSDRVAKLVKDARKAA encoded by the coding sequence ATGGTAACTATTCGTTTGCAACGTGGTGGCGCTAAAAAACGCCCTTTCTATCAAATTGTGGTTGCGGATAGCCGTTTCTCGCGTGACGGTCGCTTCATCGAGAAAGTTGGTTTCTTTAACCCAATCGCTTCGGGTCAGGAAGAAAAACTTCGCTTAGATTTATCTCGTGTAGATCACTGGGTAGGTCAAGGCGCAGGTCTTTCAGATCGTGTAGCTAAATTAGTTAAAGACGCTCGTAAAGCGGCTTAA
- the rplS gene encoding 50S ribosomal protein L19, whose translation MAKVNQNIIKALEEEQLKTDVPAFGPGDTVVVQVKVKEGAKERLQAFEGVVIAKRNRGLHSAFTVRKISNGEGVERVFQTHSPLIDSVTVKRRGAVRRAKLYYLRERSGKSARIREKLN comes from the coding sequence ATGGCAAAAGTAAACCAAAATATTATTAAAGCGCTTGAAGAAGAGCAGCTTAAAACAGACGTACCTGCATTTGGCCCTGGTGATACAGTGGTTGTACAGGTAAAAGTAAAAGAAGGTGCTAAAGAGCGTCTACAGGCCTTTGAAGGTGTTGTAATCGCTAAGCGTAATCGTGGTCTTCACTCAGCATTCACAGTTCGTAAAATCTCGAACGGTGAAGGTGTTGAGCGTGTATTCCAAACGCACAGCCCTCTTATCGATAGCGTAACAGTTAAGCGTCGCGGTGCAGTTCGCCGTGCTAAGCTTTACTACTTACGTGAGCGTTCTGGTAAATCTGCACGTATTAGAGAAAAACTTAACTAA
- a CDS encoding bifunctional diguanylate cyclase/phosphodiesterase has protein sequence MLYRRPPSRFGINSLSVKLSLLISSICLIAGVCAAFFMLKSEEKQLVFEEHEVLKSSTDLLVRQFKERIETKVNIAKQANNIVNEQLFQKNSPIDLTSKAQLQFNSDGTIRSASSDGLSAAFLPQEKFTPFYKQLFNNSEALWDVISPTLVYDFYNFYLITNDDFIRISPPNWALNAPADFRVSGGSTYKYVRESLGNSVEPEWSKVYYDRVWHDWVISLLVPIYSNNEFIGVTGSDITLNKLVSFLPIGDKEKNLLVFDSKGQLLAHPDLSTSLLAEYGKNNKKVAMDEFVNPQLKSIISEAIATKLPEYASSFLQNDEAHLINIQKIDQLDWYIGVYKKRSSTLSALQDLKLKFFGLFILYAILVALLLHQALQHLVLRRLHSLVYAVSSFGQGKLDTQFPEENKDEIGTLNGSFKDMSVEIRKLIDGLNQRITEKEIAEKAANRLSKAVAFSGTGVVITDENFVIEYVNPKMLEMTGYPESHFTRAPLLNIIASDMAILVEDIDIDLRSRNYWRGDTLIESKDKQPIWVSLSVSPIREEGGNITSYVASAQDISFVKESQRKMEQLAYFDTLTGLANRTFFRMQLRKSLALAERGHYAFSLFYFDLDEFKRINDTLGHDAGDQLLIQVANRLKKRLRSEDTIARLGGDEFAVLLSGIESQEHATDVANTIQQTLNMPIMLGNNEVIISASIGITMAPYDSLEEDQLLKHADLAMYEAKEKGRNTFHFYSQELNAAANERLFIENELRIALKEEQFVVYYQPQIDSRTQKVVGYESLLRWFHPTEGLIPPDKFIPVAEATGLIVELGEWVLQESCNFVVRLTEQNRENNVSINLSARQFKDSNLVPTLSKMIITSGVSAKRLHLELTESMLMGNVEAAIAQLHELKALGISISIDDFGTGYSSLSYLKRFPVDILKIDRSFVQDIPEDSNDMEITAAIIAMAQKLNLDVVAEGVETIEQVEFLQNNNCFIVQGYYYSRPIPESDLPDLYLKLGEVPFKKVM, from the coding sequence GTGCTATATAGACGCCCTCCATCGCGTTTTGGAATAAACTCTTTAAGTGTGAAATTGTCGTTACTCATATCCTCAATTTGTTTAATTGCGGGTGTTTGTGCTGCCTTTTTTATGCTTAAATCTGAGGAAAAGCAGCTGGTTTTTGAAGAGCACGAAGTACTAAAAAGCTCGACCGATTTATTAGTAAGGCAATTTAAAGAACGAATAGAAACAAAAGTTAATATTGCCAAGCAGGCTAACAACATAGTTAATGAGCAGTTATTTCAAAAAAACTCCCCAATTGATCTAACCAGTAAAGCGCAACTACAGTTTAATAGTGATGGCACTATTCGAAGCGCTTCATCGGATGGTTTATCTGCCGCGTTTTTACCACAAGAAAAGTTCACACCTTTTTACAAACAGTTATTTAATAACTCTGAAGCACTATGGGATGTTATTTCACCAACATTGGTTTATGACTTCTACAATTTTTACCTTATAACCAATGATGACTTTATCAGAATATCGCCACCTAATTGGGCGTTAAATGCTCCTGCTGATTTTCGAGTAAGCGGTGGTTCAACTTATAAGTATGTTCGCGAAAGTTTAGGCAACTCTGTAGAACCTGAATGGTCAAAGGTTTACTACGATAGAGTATGGCATGATTGGGTGATCAGTTTACTGGTCCCTATTTATTCGAATAATGAATTTATAGGGGTTACAGGCAGTGATATTACGCTTAATAAACTCGTGTCTTTTCTACCTATAGGAGACAAAGAAAAAAACTTACTTGTTTTTGATAGTAAAGGCCAATTATTAGCCCACCCAGATTTGAGTACTTCATTACTTGCTGAATACGGAAAAAATAATAAAAAAGTGGCTATGGACGAGTTTGTAAACCCTCAGCTCAAGTCAATTATTAGTGAGGCAATTGCGACAAAGCTTCCAGAATATGCAAGTTCTTTTTTACAAAATGACGAGGCTCACTTAATCAATATTCAAAAAATTGATCAGCTAGATTGGTACATAGGGGTTTATAAAAAGCGTTCTTCTACATTGTCTGCTCTGCAAGATTTGAAACTTAAGTTTTTTGGTCTTTTTATTCTTTACGCTATTTTAGTTGCCTTGTTATTGCATCAAGCCTTGCAGCATCTTGTGTTACGCCGATTGCATTCACTTGTTTATGCGGTATCGAGCTTTGGTCAGGGTAAACTAGATACTCAATTTCCAGAAGAGAATAAAGACGAAATTGGTACGCTTAACGGTTCGTTTAAAGATATGTCGGTTGAAATTCGTAAATTAATTGATGGACTTAACCAGCGAATAACTGAAAAAGAAATAGCCGAAAAAGCAGCTAATCGATTATCAAAAGCAGTCGCTTTCTCTGGCACAGGTGTTGTTATAACTGACGAGAACTTTGTTATCGAATACGTTAACCCCAAAATGTTAGAGATGACAGGTTATCCAGAAAGTCATTTCACTCGAGCGCCACTTTTAAATATTATTGCGTCTGATATGGCTATTTTGGTCGAAGATATTGATATAGACCTACGTAGTCGTAACTATTGGCGCGGTGATACGTTAATTGAAAGCAAAGATAAACAGCCTATTTGGGTTTCATTGAGCGTTTCACCGATACGAGAGGAAGGCGGTAATATCACAAGTTATGTTGCTTCCGCACAAGATATCTCGTTTGTTAAAGAAAGCCAGCGCAAAATGGAACAGCTCGCTTATTTTGACACGCTAACAGGTTTAGCAAACAGAACCTTCTTCAGAATGCAGTTGCGCAAATCTCTTGCGCTTGCAGAACGTGGTCATTATGCCTTTTCACTTTTTTACTTTGATTTAGATGAATTTAAGCGAATTAATGACACCCTTGGACATGACGCAGGCGATCAATTATTAATACAGGTCGCGAATAGACTTAAGAAGCGCCTAAGATCGGAAGATACAATTGCACGTTTAGGTGGCGATGAGTTTGCAGTATTACTCAGTGGAATTGAAAGCCAAGAACACGCAACCGATGTGGCAAATACAATCCAACAAACGCTTAATATGCCTATTATGCTAGGAAATAACGAGGTAATTATAAGCGCGAGTATTGGTATTACTATGGCGCCATATGACAGCCTCGAAGAAGATCAGCTTCTGAAACACGCGGATTTAGCAATGTATGAGGCCAAAGAGAAAGGGCGTAATACGTTCCACTTTTATAGCCAAGAGTTAAATGCAGCCGCAAATGAGCGCTTATTTATAGAAAACGAACTGCGTATTGCGTTAAAAGAAGAGCAATTTGTGGTTTATTATCAGCCGCAGATAGATAGTCGTACTCAAAAGGTTGTAGGATACGAGTCATTATTGAGATGGTTCCACCCAACAGAAGGTCTAATACCGCCAGATAAGTTTATTCCTGTAGCTGAGGCGACAGGGCTTATTGTTGAATTAGGTGAGTGGGTATTACAGGAGTCATGTAATTTCGTTGTGAGATTGACAGAGCAAAACCGTGAAAATAACGTATCGATTAACTTATCTGCTCGCCAATTTAAAGATTCGAATCTTGTGCCGACCCTAAGTAAGATGATTATTACATCGGGCGTATCGGCTAAACGATTACATTTAGAGTTAACTGAAAGCATGTTGATGGGGAACGTAGAGGCTGCTATTGCTCAACTTCATGAGCTAAAAGCACTAGGTATTTCTATTTCAATCGATGATTTTGGAACAGGGTATTCTTCGCTTAGTTATTTAAAACGTTTTCCGGTAGATATACTCAAAATAGATCGTTCATTTGTGCAAGATATCCCAGAAGATAGCAATGATATGGAGATTACAGCCGCTATTATAGCAATGGCTCAAAAGCTTAATTTAGATGTGGTTGCTGAAGGGGTAGAAACCATAGAGCAAGTTGAGTTTTTACAAAACAACAACTGTTTTATAGTGCAAGGGTACTATTACAGCCGCCCAATTCCTGAGTCTGATTTACCAGACTTATATTTAAAGCTGGGTGAAGTACCATTTAAAAAAGTAATGTAG
- the tyrA gene encoding bifunctional chorismate mutase/prephenate dehydrogenase, producing MANISDLAQLRQGIDECDAQLVALLAKRNGITQKIGEIKQQTGAPLHAPEREAELLAARRQEAINQNVSPDLVEDILRRMMREAYQNQQAKLACAAPSLSPIVIVGGQGAMGQLFAQQFMRSGYDVKILDKEQQDDAQSILTGAKLVMISVPINALESVVAKLPKLDDDCLLVDITSVKQSPIKALKAAHSGPVVGLHPMFGPDISHWVKQTVVVCEGREHKAAKGLLEQLQVWGCQLVELDAKKHDEAMQIIQVMRHLTTFVYGQFLAKQSHTLAELRSCSSPIYQLELMMVGRLFAQSPELYSDIMLAQFDDVESLLAQYQDTFAQTLEKLRVGDKAALMEAFADAKSYFSDSTAHFLTQSRSLLNKANDAKVLD from the coding sequence GTGGCAAATATAAGTGATTTGGCCCAACTAAGACAAGGTATAGATGAATGCGATGCGCAGCTTGTTGCCTTATTAGCTAAACGCAATGGTATTACCCAAAAAATTGGTGAAATCAAACAGCAAACAGGTGCGCCTTTACATGCACCAGAGCGTGAAGCTGAATTACTAGCTGCTAGGCGCCAAGAAGCGATTAATCAAAATGTAAGTCCCGATCTAGTGGAAGATATTCTCAGGCGGATGATGCGTGAAGCATATCAAAACCAACAGGCTAAGTTAGCGTGTGCAGCGCCATCACTTTCACCTATTGTTATTGTGGGCGGTCAAGGGGCGATGGGGCAGTTATTTGCCCAACAATTTATGCGCTCAGGTTATGACGTCAAAATATTAGATAAAGAGCAGCAAGATGATGCCCAAAGCATTTTAACCGGTGCAAAACTGGTCATGATCAGTGTACCTATTAATGCCTTAGAGTCTGTAGTTGCTAAACTACCAAAACTAGATGATGACTGTTTGCTCGTAGATATTACATCAGTAAAGCAATCGCCAATTAAAGCATTAAAAGCAGCTCATAGTGGTCCAGTTGTTGGTTTACACCCTATGTTTGGGCCTGATATTTCACATTGGGTAAAACAAACGGTAGTTGTATGTGAGGGCAGAGAGCATAAGGCGGCAAAAGGGCTATTAGAGCAGTTACAAGTGTGGGGGTGTCAGCTTGTAGAGCTAGATGCTAAAAAACACGATGAAGCCATGCAAATAATTCAGGTAATGCGACATTTAACAACGTTTGTTTATGGGCAGTTTTTAGCAAAGCAAAGCCATACTTTAGCAGAGTTACGAAGTTGCTCGTCGCCGATATATCAATTAGAGCTAATGATGGTAGGGCGTTTGTTTGCGCAATCACCTGAGCTTTATTCCGATATAATGTTGGCTCAGTTTGATGACGTTGAAAGTTTGTTAGCTCAATACCAAGATACCTTTGCACAAACGCTTGAAAAGCTTAGGGTAGGTGATAAAGCAGCCTTAATGGAGGCATTTGCAGATGCTAAATCATATTTTTCAGACTCAACTGCGCATTTTTTAACACAAAGCCGCAGTTTACTTAATAAAGCGAATGACGCTAAGGTGCTCGACTAG
- a CDS encoding translation initiation factor — translation MTDSHLVYSTSTGRIDQPKPEKELDIKLFKDGFVRIERQTKGRKGKGVMLVVGIDPKEHDLKKLAKTIKSKMGQGGAVKEGVIEVQGDDRDKLKAILEGLKFKVKIAGG, via the coding sequence ATGACAGATAGTCACTTAGTATATTCAACAAGCACTGGACGCATTGACCAGCCAAAACCAGAAAAAGAGCTTGATATTAAGCTTTTCAAAGATGGGTTTGTTCGTATTGAGCGTCAAACAAAAGGCCGTAAAGGTAAAGGCGTAATGCTTGTTGTTGGCATAGACCCAAAAGAACATGACTTAAAAAAGTTAGCTAAAACAATAAAAAGTAAAATGGGCCAAGGTGGCGCTGTAAAAGAAGGTGTTATAGAAGTCCAAGGCGATGACCGAGATAAGTTAAAAGCAATTTTAGAGGGCTTGAAGTTTAAAGTGAAAATTGCGGGTGGTTAA